A window from Vibrio cortegadensis encodes these proteins:
- a CDS encoding DegQ family serine endoprotease, with translation MKKPLLVLSTLTLSLSSIITALPVTAALPLVVDGVQTPSLAPMLESVTPAVVSIAVEGKQVSRQRIPEQFQFFFGPEFPTEQLKERPFRGLGSGVIIDAKQGHIVTNYHVINGAEKIRVKLFDGREYDAELIGGDEMSDVALLKLESAKNLTQIKISDSDKLRVGDFTVAIGNPFGLGQTVTSGIVSALGRSGLNLENFENFIQTDAAINSGNSGGALINLNGELIGINTAILGPNGGNIGIGFAIPSNMMKNLTDQILEFGEVKRGMLGVQGGEITSELAQALGYESSKGAFVSQVLPDSAADKAGLVAGDIIVSVNDKKIDTFSELRAKVATLGAGKTISLGIIRDGEQRSFDVTLGEAANNKTQAETLHQGLKGAELTNTNEGSAISGVLVSQVVEGSPAAGYQLQKDDIIIGVNRQRVKNIAQLRAILEQKPSVLALNIQRGDRTIYLVVR, from the coding sequence ATGAAAAAACCTTTGCTTGTATTATCAACACTGACTTTAAGCCTCAGTTCAATCATCACAGCGTTGCCCGTTACCGCTGCCCTACCGCTAGTTGTAGATGGTGTGCAAACCCCTAGCCTTGCTCCTATGCTGGAATCGGTTACCCCTGCGGTTGTTAGTATTGCAGTGGAGGGTAAACAAGTCTCACGCCAGCGTATTCCTGAACAATTCCAATTCTTTTTCGGCCCTGAATTCCCAACAGAGCAGTTAAAAGAGCGCCCTTTTCGAGGGTTAGGCTCTGGTGTCATTATTGACGCGAAACAAGGCCATATTGTCACCAACTATCACGTCATCAACGGTGCTGAGAAAATTCGAGTTAAGCTGTTTGATGGCCGCGAATACGATGCAGAACTGATTGGTGGCGATGAAATGTCCGACGTTGCGTTACTCAAATTAGAGAGCGCAAAAAACCTTACTCAGATAAAAATCTCTGACTCAGACAAACTTCGAGTCGGTGACTTTACTGTCGCGATTGGTAACCCATTTGGCTTAGGTCAAACGGTCACATCCGGAATTGTGTCCGCATTGGGTCGTAGCGGCTTGAATCTAGAAAATTTCGAAAACTTCATTCAGACCGATGCGGCGATCAATAGCGGAAACTCGGGAGGCGCGTTAATTAACCTTAATGGTGAACTCATCGGCATTAACACCGCCATCTTAGGCCCGAATGGTGGCAATATTGGGATTGGATTTGCCATCCCTTCTAATATGATGAAAAACCTCACAGACCAAATCCTAGAGTTTGGCGAGGTGAAACGTGGCATGCTGGGTGTTCAAGGGGGAGAAATCACATCTGAGCTTGCACAAGCTCTCGGTTATGAATCGAGCAAAGGTGCTTTTGTCAGCCAAGTGCTACCTGATAGTGCTGCAGATAAGGCTGGACTCGTTGCTGGTGATATTATCGTATCGGTAAACGACAAAAAAATAGATACTTTCAGCGAATTGCGAGCAAAAGTAGCCACCCTTGGCGCAGGAAAAACTATTTCACTCGGTATTATTCGAGACGGAGAGCAACGTAGCTTTGATGTCACTCTAGGTGAAGCCGCGAATAACAAAACTCAGGCTGAAACATTGCATCAAGGCCTCAAAGGTGCAGAGCTAACCAATACCAATGAAGGCAGCGCAATATCCGGCGTGCTTGTCTCTCAAGTAGTAGAGGGGTCACCAGCAGCAGGTTACCAATTGCAAAAAGATGACATCATTATTGGAGTTAACCGCCAACGAGTCAAAAACATAGCCCAACTAAGAGCTATTTTGGAACAGAAACCGAGTGTGTTAGCTTTAAACATTCAGCGAGGGGACCGAACTATCTACTTAGTCGTTAGATGA
- a CDS encoding cytochrome b, with protein MQGLLDWVEKRLPMMDAYKKHLSEYPMPKTFNFWYFFGSLAMLVLVNQILTGVWLTMNYVPSGEGAFASVEYIMRDVEYGWLLRYMHSTGASAFFVVIYLHMFRGLIYGSYQKPRELLWLFGMLIFLVLMAEAFMGYLLPWGQMSYWGAQVIISLFGAIPVIGDDLTLWIRGDYIISGATLNRFFALHVIALPIVLLLLIVLHILALHEVGSNNPDGIETKLPKGSMGDDYKTQFKFHENYTKKYDIIDSIPFHPYGTVKDMVGIAGFLFFFCYVLFFNPEMGGYFLEGPNFEAANPLKTPEHIAPVWYFTPFYAILRAVPDKLIGVIAMGASIVVLFLLPWLDRCKVRSYRYRSKLHLINIIQFTISFIALGILGALPATPTYTLLAQIFSLGYFMFFVLLFVYSKNEATKPLPKRVKFK; from the coding sequence ATGCAAGGACTACTTGATTGGGTCGAAAAACGATTACCAATGATGGATGCTTATAAAAAGCATCTATCAGAATATCCAATGCCAAAAACGTTCAACTTTTGGTACTTTTTTGGTTCATTAGCAATGCTTGTTTTGGTTAACCAAATCTTAACTGGTGTATGGCTAACAATGAACTACGTACCATCTGGTGAAGGCGCGTTTGCATCGGTTGAATATATCATGCGTGATGTTGAGTATGGTTGGTTGTTGCGTTATATGCACTCCACCGGAGCCTCAGCATTCTTTGTTGTGATTTATCTACACATGTTCCGTGGTCTTATCTATGGTTCATACCAGAAGCCTCGTGAACTCTTGTGGCTATTTGGTATGTTGATCTTCTTAGTGCTGATGGCTGAAGCTTTCATGGGTTACCTATTGCCATGGGGACAAATGTCTTACTGGGGAGCTCAAGTTATTATCTCGCTATTTGGTGCAATTCCAGTGATTGGCGACGATTTAACGCTTTGGATCCGTGGTGACTACATTATCTCTGGTGCGACACTAAACCGTTTCTTCGCCTTGCATGTAATTGCGCTGCCAATCGTTCTGTTGCTACTTATTGTATTGCATATCCTTGCGCTGCATGAGGTGGGTTCAAACAACCCAGACGGAATTGAAACCAAACTTCCTAAAGGTAGTATGGGCGACGATTACAAAACGCAATTCAAGTTCCACGAAAACTACACTAAGAAGTACGACATTATCGACTCTATTCCATTCCATCCTTATGGAACGGTTAAAGATATGGTCGGCATTGCTGGGTTCTTGTTCTTCTTCTGTTACGTTCTGTTCTTCAACCCTGAAATGGGCGGTTACTTCCTAGAAGGACCAAACTTTGAAGCTGCAAACCCGCTGAAGACTCCTGAACACATTGCTCCTGTGTGGTACTTCACGCCGTTCTACGCAATTTTGCGTGCGGTTCCAGATAAACTCATTGGTGTTATTGCAATGGGCGCATCGATTGTTGTGCTATTCCTACTACCATGGCTTGATCGTTGTAAAGTACGTTCATACCGTTACCGTAGCAAACTGCATCTAATTAACATTATTCAATTCACCATCAGCTTTATTGCGCTGGGTATTTTAGGTGCACTGCCTGCAACGCCGACATATACACTACTGGCTCAAATATTTAGCTTAGGTTATTTCATGTTCTTCGTTCTGCTTTTCGTTTACAGCAAAAATGAAGCGACGAAACCATTACCAAAGAGGGTGAAATTCAAATGA
- the degS gene encoding outer membrane-stress sensor serine endopeptidase DegS produces the protein MLNFFLRSIALGLIAAAIILAAVPSLRSNIVPKDIVLPATDISTLQVSFNQAVRKASPAVVNIYSRQYVENDRSKLSTQGLGSGVIVSEKGYIITNYHVVAKADQIIVALQDGRVAAAQLVGKDRRTDIAILRVEGTNLPVIPQNPNYNAKVGDIVLAIGNPYNLGQTTTFGIISATGRSSISADGRQAFIQTDAAINEGNSGGALVNTQGELVGINTASFQQATELETYGISFAIPFKLANKIMEKIIADGRVIRGYIGIDGQDITAVTSRLLGNDNVGGIVVLGMDPNGPAADAGFEKQDIILSIDNHKINGRQSVMDIVTDLRPGTTVDVLVLRKGEEITLKVTISEDTRR, from the coding sequence ATGCTGAATTTTTTCTTACGTTCAATAGCTCTTGGCCTAATTGCCGCGGCCATTATTTTAGCTGCAGTGCCATCATTACGCTCAAACATTGTGCCTAAAGATATTGTGCTACCAGCAACGGACATCAGCACTTTGCAAGTCTCTTTCAACCAAGCGGTTCGCAAGGCAAGCCCTGCCGTTGTCAATATATACAGCCGCCAGTATGTGGAGAATGACCGCAGTAAATTATCAACTCAGGGCTTAGGTTCTGGAGTAATAGTCAGTGAAAAAGGCTACATTATTACCAACTATCATGTAGTCGCAAAAGCGGATCAAATCATTGTCGCACTGCAAGACGGACGAGTCGCTGCTGCCCAATTAGTCGGTAAAGACAGACGAACTGACATAGCTATTTTACGAGTGGAAGGCACCAATCTTCCCGTCATTCCACAAAATCCAAACTACAATGCCAAAGTCGGTGATATTGTTCTTGCCATTGGTAACCCATATAACTTAGGTCAAACGACGACTTTTGGTATTATTTCGGCTACTGGCCGCTCATCGATCAGTGCTGACGGACGACAAGCATTTATTCAAACGGATGCAGCCATCAATGAAGGTAATTCTGGTGGCGCATTAGTCAACACGCAAGGCGAACTCGTCGGGATTAATACCGCCTCATTCCAGCAGGCAACAGAGTTAGAAACATATGGTATTTCATTTGCCATTCCCTTCAAGTTAGCCAATAAAATCATGGAAAAAATCATTGCAGATGGACGAGTGATTCGTGGCTACATTGGTATTGATGGACAAGATATTACCGCAGTGACCTCTCGCCTTCTTGGTAATGATAATGTCGGTGGTATTGTGGTTCTAGGCATGGACCCAAATGGCCCAGCGGCAGATGCTGGGTTTGAAAAACAAGACATCATATTGAGCATCGATAATCACAAAATTAACGGCCGTCAGAGTGTCATGGATATCGTGACCGATCTTAGACCAGGAACGACTGTAGATGTATTGGTATTAAGAAAAGGTGAGGAAATTACCCTGAAAGTGACCATATCGGAAGATACTAGGCGTTAA
- a CDS encoding BON domain-containing protein, which yields MRLLKTFSLILIAFNLTGCAGLFIAGAATTANLVTDTRSTQEIWQDNNLEFEIAAIGNKAPFKGQVRITASSYHGTVVLMGQASTAEYLNNFENKARAIDGVNVIHNQVRVKTPLSVTEMSTDSWITTKVKSALLTDSELNGVKIKVITEDKEVFLLGYVSHQQADIATKIARNISGVKQVIRAFQYAEDTASTAD from the coding sequence ATGCGCTTACTAAAAACATTTAGCCTCATCCTGATTGCCTTCAACTTAACAGGCTGTGCGGGATTATTCATTGCAGGAGCCGCCACAACTGCAAATTTAGTGACCGATACACGAAGCACCCAAGAGATTTGGCAAGATAATAATCTTGAATTTGAAATCGCAGCAATTGGCAATAAAGCGCCATTTAAAGGGCAAGTTCGTATCACCGCAAGTTCATATCACGGTACTGTTGTTTTAATGGGACAAGCAAGCACTGCAGAGTACCTAAATAACTTTGAAAATAAGGCTCGAGCTATCGATGGCGTGAACGTTATCCATAACCAAGTCAGAGTGAAAACGCCATTAAGCGTCACCGAAATGAGTACGGACAGCTGGATCACCACTAAAGTTAAATCTGCTCTGTTAACCGATTCAGAACTCAATGGGGTCAAAATAAAAGTCATTACTGAAGATAAAGAGGTATTCTTGTTAGGTTACGTCTCTCACCAACAAGCTGATATTGCGACAAAAATCGCACGTAACATTTCTGGCGTCAAACAAGTTATTAGAGCTTTTCAGTACGCAGAAGACACGGCATCCACCGCAGACTAA
- the zapG gene encoding Z-ring associated protein ZapG, protein MPWIYAIVGLLVGAILGIVISRLTTPQYKKQKVMQKELDSAKFALEQQRQELADHFAQSAEMLDTLGKDYTKLYQHMAKTSSELLPNTPEQENPFVKTIAQHSDEKENSQEQQPKDYAQGATGLFKDAEKEIIEAPEAVTAKAS, encoded by the coding sequence ATGCCTTGGATTTACGCCATTGTTGGCTTGCTAGTTGGTGCAATTTTAGGAATTGTGATTTCTCGACTAACTACCCCTCAATATAAGAAGCAGAAAGTGATGCAGAAAGAACTCGATTCTGCAAAATTTGCTTTAGAACAACAACGTCAGGAGCTTGCGGATCACTTTGCGCAATCAGCAGAGATGCTTGATACACTCGGAAAAGATTACACTAAGCTATATCAACATATGGCGAAAACATCTTCTGAGTTACTTCCCAATACTCCTGAGCAAGAGAACCCCTTTGTAAAAACCATCGCTCAGCACTCTGATGAAAAAGAGAACTCACAAGAGCAGCAACCAAAAGATTATGCTCAAGGGGCGACAGGGTTATTTAAAGATGCTGAAAAAGAGATTATTGAAGCACCCGAAGCGGTTACTGCTAAAGCCTCGTAA
- the sspB gene encoding ClpXP protease specificity-enhancing factor: MTPRRPYMLRAFYDWLVDNELTPHVVVEATLPGVRVPEEFIQDGQIILNIAPRAVGQLELGDDAITFNARFSGRPHVVIVPLYAVQAIYARENGAGTMFEPEEAYMEALEEGIEESPFENDEAPTLSVASSEIEEGEAPEPDSEPPRPKGKPSLRVIK; the protein is encoded by the coding sequence ATGACACCACGTCGTCCTTATATGCTTCGAGCATTTTATGACTGGCTGGTTGATAATGAATTAACACCGCATGTTGTGGTTGAAGCCACTCTTCCTGGGGTTCGTGTTCCAGAAGAGTTTATTCAAGATGGTCAGATCATTTTGAATATTGCGCCTCGCGCGGTGGGGCAGTTAGAGCTAGGTGATGACGCTATCACCTTTAATGCTCGTTTTAGTGGTCGCCCACACGTAGTGATTGTACCTTTGTATGCTGTTCAAGCTATTTATGCTCGTGAAAATGGAGCAGGAACGATGTTTGAACCAGAAGAAGCGTACATGGAGGCATTGGAAGAAGGGATCGAAGAGTCACCTTTTGAAAATGATGAGGCTCCAACACTAAGTGTCGCAAGTTCTGAAATCGAAGAAGGTGAAGCACCTGAACCTGATTCAGAGCCACCAAGACCGAAAGGCAAGCCAAGCTTAAGAGTCATTAAGTAA
- the petA gene encoding ubiquinol-cytochrome c reductase iron-sulfur subunit, which translates to MSNAPLNNGRRRFLTATTAVVGGLGAAAVAVPFIKSWNPSAKAKAAGAPVEVDVSKLEAGQMVRVEWQGKPVWVVRRAESVLKNLDSINEQLRDPSSTEEQQPEYAQNAYRSIKPEFFIAVGFCTHLGCSPTYLPDSFAEQVQGVKSGFFCPCHGSKFDMAGRVFQGVPAPLNLVVPKHMYLSDTTIMIGIDEGDA; encoded by the coding sequence ATGAGCAACGCGCCTTTAAATAACGGTCGTAGACGTTTCTTAACCGCAACAACAGCAGTTGTTGGTGGTTTGGGAGCAGCAGCGGTAGCCGTTCCTTTTATTAAATCATGGAACCCGAGTGCTAAAGCGAAAGCGGCAGGTGCTCCGGTGGAAGTTGATGTTAGTAAACTTGAAGCTGGTCAGATGGTTCGTGTTGAATGGCAAGGTAAGCCTGTCTGGGTGGTTCGCCGCGCAGAATCAGTGCTAAAAAACCTTGATTCAATTAATGAACAGTTACGAGACCCTTCATCAACGGAAGAACAACAGCCTGAATATGCTCAAAATGCTTACCGCTCAATTAAGCCAGAGTTTTTCATTGCCGTTGGCTTTTGTACACACCTAGGTTGTTCGCCTACTTATTTACCTGATTCTTTTGCGGAACAAGTTCAAGGTGTCAAATCTGGATTCTTCTGTCCATGCCATGGTTCTAAGTTTGATATGGCTGGCCGAGTTTTCCAAGGAGTACCAGCACCGTTGAACCTCGTTGTGCCTAAGCATATGTATTTAAGTGATACGACGATCATGATCGGTATTGATGAGGGAGATGCGTAA
- the zapE gene encoding cell division protein ZapE has protein sequence MTPIQKYEQDILQLGFLRDPAQEKAVESLDVLFHDFQTYLNTPVIQPSRFKKLLGKSATEPMPPQGLYFWGGVGRGKTYLMDTFFDALPTERKMRVHFHRFMYRVHDELKALSEVENPLDKVADAFKKEAEIICFDEFFVKDITDAMILGTLLKALFERNVILVATSNIPPEDLYRNGLQRARFLPAIELIQTHCQTLNVDSGVDYRLRTLEQAEIYHYPLDEKANSNLFHYYQQFVGEGKAKLQQVEINHRTIDVIEASDGVLHATFEQLCQSARSQNDYIELSKIYHTVLLADVLQMSTTIDDAARRFIALVDEFYERNVKLIISAEVSMEALYTHGILEFEFKRCQSRLIEMQSHDYLAKEHLA, from the coding sequence ATGACCCCAATACAAAAATATGAACAAGACATTCTGCAATTAGGTTTCCTGCGGGATCCTGCTCAAGAGAAAGCCGTTGAAAGCTTAGATGTGTTGTTTCATGACTTTCAGACGTATTTAAATACACCAGTGATCCAACCTAGTCGGTTTAAAAAATTACTGGGGAAATCGGCGACTGAGCCAATGCCTCCGCAAGGATTATATTTTTGGGGTGGCGTTGGGCGTGGTAAAACGTACTTAATGGATACTTTTTTTGATGCTCTGCCTACTGAGCGGAAAATGAGAGTGCACTTTCATCGATTTATGTATCGAGTTCATGATGAGTTAAAAGCATTAAGTGAGGTAGAAAACCCTTTAGATAAGGTGGCTGATGCATTTAAAAAAGAGGCTGAAATCATCTGCTTTGATGAGTTCTTTGTGAAAGATATTACTGATGCAATGATTCTGGGCACTTTGTTAAAAGCACTGTTCGAGCGTAACGTTATATTGGTCGCAACCTCTAACATCCCACCTGAAGATCTTTATCGTAATGGTTTACAGCGTGCTCGTTTCCTCCCTGCGATTGAGTTGATTCAAACGCACTGCCAGACATTAAATGTGGATAGTGGCGTTGATTACCGTTTAAGAACATTAGAACAAGCTGAAATCTATCACTACCCTTTGGATGAAAAGGCGAATAGTAATTTGTTCCATTACTATCAGCAGTTTGTAGGAGAGGGTAAAGCGAAGTTACAGCAAGTAGAAATCAATCATAGAACCATTGATGTTATCGAAGCGAGCGATGGCGTATTGCACGCTACCTTTGAGCAATTATGCCAATCGGCGCGTAGCCAAAATGATTACATTGAGTTATCGAAAATCTATCATACTGTGCTTCTTGCGGATGTTCTTCAGATGAGTACAACGATTGATGATGCAGCAAGGCGATTTATTGCGTTAGTGGATGAATTCTATGAACGTAACGTGAAACTCATTATTTCAGCCGAAGTGTCGATGGAAGCGCTTTATACCCATGGGATTTTGGAGTTTGAATTTAAACGTTGTCAGTCGCGATTAATCGAAATGCAGAGTCATGATTACTTAGCAAAAGAGCATTTAGCGTAA
- the rplM gene encoding 50S ribosomal protein L13, with protein MKTFVAKPETVKRDWYVVDAEGKTLGRLASEIASRLRGKHKAEYTPHVDTGDYIIVVNAEKVAVTGNKAKGKVYYRHSEFPGGLKSITFEKLIDKKPEMVLELAVKGMLPRGPLGRAMYRKLKVYAGTEHNHTAQQPTVLDI; from the coding sequence ATGAAAACTTTCGTTGCTAAACCAGAAACTGTAAAACGCGACTGGTATGTAGTAGACGCTGAAGGTAAAACTCTTGGCCGTCTAGCAAGTGAAATTGCATCTCGCCTTCGTGGCAAACATAAAGCTGAATACACTCCTCACGTAGACACTGGTGATTACATCATCGTTGTTAACGCTGAGAAAGTTGCTGTAACTGGTAACAAAGCTAAAGGTAAAGTGTATTACCGTCACTCTGAGTTCCCTGGTGGTCTTAAATCTATCACTTTTGAAAAGCTGATCGATAAGAAACCAGAGATGGTTCTTGAACTTGCAGTTAAAGGTATGTTACCACGTGGCCCTCTAGGCCGTGCTATGTACCGTAAGCTTAAAGTTTACGCTGGTACTGAGCATAACCATACTGCTCAACAACCAACAGTATTAGACATCTAA
- the rpsI gene encoding 30S ribosomal protein S9, whose product MAENQYYGTGRRKSSAARVFIKPGSGEIVINKRSLDVYFGRPTSRMVVKQPLELVELTEKLDLYITVSGGGISGQAGAIRHGITRALMEYDETLRPALRAAGYVTRDARCVERKKVGLRKARRKPQFSKR is encoded by the coding sequence ATGGCAGAGAATCAATACTACGGCACTGGTCGTCGCAAAAGCTCAGCAGCTCGTGTTTTCATCAAACCGGGCAGCGGTGAGATCGTAATCAACAAGCGTAGCCTTGATGTTTACTTCGGTCGTCCAACTTCTCGTATGGTTGTTAAACAACCTCTTGAGCTAGTTGAACTAACTGAAAAACTTGACCTTTACATCACTGTTTCTGGTGGTGGTATTTCTGGTCAAGCTGGCGCAATCCGCCACGGTATCACTCGCGCTCTTATGGAGTACGATGAAACTCTACGTCCTGCTCTACGTGCAGCTGGCTATGTTACGCGTGACGCTCGTTGCGTTGAACGTAAGAAAGTTGGTCTACGTAAAGCACGTCGTAAACCTCAATTCTCTAAGCGTTAA
- a CDS encoding cytochrome c1, whose translation MKKWIVILFAMLPSLALAAGAGVHLDSANNDMSDKASLQNGAKLFANYCLGCHSTQYQRYERVATDLGIPADLMKENLIFDPETKIGSLMVNSMPPKQAANWFGAPPPDLTLVARVRGTDWLYTYLRSFYADPSRPFGVNNTVFPSVGMPHVLEELQGIPSAVFETHMVDGEEVQVIVDIETDGTGELSSGEYDNAVRDLVNFLEYSGDPVQLERHALGWWVMAFLVLFTIVVVLLKKEYWRDVH comes from the coding sequence ATGAAAAAATGGATTGTAATACTATTTGCAATGCTGCCATCTTTAGCATTAGCTGCTGGTGCAGGCGTTCACTTAGATAGTGCGAATAATGATATGAGTGATAAAGCATCACTACAAAATGGTGCGAAGCTTTTTGCTAACTACTGTCTTGGTTGTCACTCAACTCAATACCAACGCTATGAACGTGTTGCGACGGACTTGGGCATTCCTGCTGATTTAATGAAAGAGAATCTGATTTTTGACCCTGAGACAAAAATCGGTAGCTTGATGGTTAATTCAATGCCACCAAAACAGGCCGCTAACTGGTTCGGTGCTCCGCCACCAGACTTGACTCTGGTTGCTCGTGTTCGTGGTACGGATTGGCTATACACTTATCTACGCTCTTTTTATGCAGATCCTTCGCGTCCATTTGGCGTGAATAACACTGTATTCCCAAGCGTTGGTATGCCACACGTTCTTGAAGAGCTTCAAGGTATCCCAAGTGCCGTGTTTGAAACGCATATGGTTGATGGTGAAGAAGTTCAGGTTATTGTCGATATCGAGACAGACGGTACTGGTGAGCTAAGTTCAGGCGAGTATGACAATGCGGTTCGTGATTTAGTGAACTTCCTTGAGTACTCAGGTGACCCTGTTCAATTAGAGCGTCATGCGTTAGGTTGGTGGGTAATGGCTTTCTTAGTATTGTTCACTATCGTAGTGGTATTGCTGAAGAAAGAGTATTGGCGTGATGTGCACTAA
- the sspA gene encoding stringent starvation protein SspA: MAVAANKRSVMTLFSSASDMYSHQVRIVLAEKGVSVEVELVDEANLPAELIELNPYKSVPTLVDRELALYDSKIIMEYLDERFPHPPLMPVYPVARGNSRLMMYRIERNWYSVAEKIVKGNAEESEAARVKLRNDLLTLGPVFAEYAYFMSEEFSLIDCYLAPLLWRLPELGIELIGPGSKELKIYMNRVFERDSFLASLTEAEREMRLTH, from the coding sequence ATGGCTGTAGCTGCCAATAAACGTTCTGTGATGACTCTATTCTCAAGTGCATCTGATATGTATAGCCATCAGGTTCGTATTGTTCTAGCTGAAAAAGGCGTAAGTGTTGAAGTTGAACTTGTTGATGAAGCAAATTTACCAGCAGAGTTAATTGAACTTAACCCTTACAAATCAGTACCGACTCTGGTTGATCGCGAACTAGCGTTATACGATTCAAAGATCATCATGGAATATCTAGATGAGCGTTTCCCTCATCCACCATTGATGCCTGTATATCCAGTAGCTCGCGGCAATAGCCGTCTAATGATGTACCGAATTGAACGTAACTGGTACTCAGTTGCTGAAAAAATCGTAAAAGGCAATGCTGAAGAGTCTGAAGCGGCACGCGTTAAGCTTCGTAATGACCTTCTAACTCTTGGTCCTGTTTTCGCTGAATATGCGTACTTCATGAGTGAAGAATTTAGCTTGATCGATTGCTACCTAGCTCCTCTATTATGGCGTTTGCCTGAACTAGGTATTGAACTTATTGGTCCTGGTTCTAAAGAACTTAAGATTTACATGAACCGCGTATTTGAACGTGATTCATTCTTAGCATCTTTAACTGAAGCTGAACGTGAGATGCGTTTAACTCACTAA